The window TCCTCGCGGAATTTCTTGATGAAGCTTTGGGTCGGCCAAGAACAGGCTTCACCGAAAGCGCAGATGGTCTTGCCTTCGATCTGGTTGGCCACGCTTTCCAGGGTGTCCACATCGTCCGGGCTGGCGGTGCCAGCGACGATGCGGTCGCTGATCTTCTTCATCCACAGGCTGCCTTCGCGGCAAGGTGTGCATTGGCCACAGGACTCGTGAGCGTAGAAGTTATTCAGATTGTTGATGACCCAAGTCATGCTGCGGCTGTCATCCATGATGATGACGCCACCGGAACCGGCCATGGAACCACAGGCGGCCATGGTGTCGAAGTCCATCGGGATGTCCGTGATGGTGAGTTCACGACCATCCTTGAGTTTGAATTTCTCATCGGCACGCAGGACTTTGGAGGAGCTACCGCCAGGGATGATGGCCTTGAGCTTACGGCCAGGCTTGAGGCCGCCGCAAAGATCGTTGATCACTTCGCCCATGGTCACCTTGCCCACTTCCACTTCGTAGTAGCCAGGCTTTTGCACGTCGCCGCTCACGCAGAGAATTCGGGTGCCCGTGTTGTTAGGCGTGCCCAGCTTGGCATATTCCGCACCGCTCATCTGGATGATGTGCTTCACATGGCAGAGGGACTCAACGTTGTTCACGATGGTGGGGCACATGTAGAGACCGAGGGCGGCCGGGAAATAAGGCGGCTTGATGCGCGGGTAAGGGCGCTTGCCTTCCAGGGATTCGATCAAACCCGTCTCTTCGCCGCAGATGTAGGCACCGGCACCGCGATGCACGTAGATCTCGCAGTCGAAACCGGACCCCAGAATATCCTTGCCCAGGAAACCTTTGGCACGGGCTTCGGCGATGGCTTTTTCCACAATCTTAGCGGCGTAAGGGAACTCCTCGCGGATGTAAATGTAGGCCAGTTTGGCCCCAGTGGCGAAGCAGGCAATGGCCATGCCTTCCACCAACTGGTGCGGGTCTTGATGCAGGATGTAGCGGTCTTTGAAAGTGCCGGGCTCGGACTCATCCGCATTGCAGATGAGATAGACGGGCTTGGTGTTCGTCGGCGGGATGAAACCCCACTTCACCCCGGTGGGGAAACCTGCACCGCCACGGCCACGCAGACCTGCGGTTTTGACTTCATTGATGATGGCGGTCTTCTCCATCTTCAGCGCCACTTTGAGCTGCTCATAACCGCCATCGTTCAGGTAACATTCGATGGACGGATCGTAACCGACACGGTCAATGTTTTTGAAGATGAGCCGCTTCTCACGTGAGTGCGGTTCTTTGCCAGGGAGATACTGAACAGCGGAGGCCATATTTTGCAGTATCAAGCTACGCTTGGAGGCGGCAACCGGGATTTGTGAAAAATTTCACAAGCGACCGATATGGAGAATCTTTTTTTCGGTCTGCTGAGGCAGGCCAAGCCGCTTAACCCCGCTTTTTCAGCAAAATGCGCTTAAAACGGCTGTCTCCACCGTCCAGGCTCACGCTCTGCACTTCGGGATCGTTCACAAAGACATTGTGGATCAGGCGGCGGTAGTAGCTGTTCATTGGGTCCAGGGTCTGGCTCTGACCCGTAGCGCGGACGCGCTCGCCCATTTCGCGGGCCTGTTCCACCATCTTGTCCTCGCGGATGGAGCGGAAGTATTCGATGTCCACCCGGATGCGCGGGGCCTGAGGAATGTGGCGCTGGAGGATGCGGTTCACAAGATACTGGATGTCCTCCATGGTCGCGCCTCGCCGGCCAATGAGGAGCTGGGAATCCTCCGTGTGGAGTTGGAGGGTGGGGCCTTCGGGGCCTTCTAGTTCGTCAATCTTCACCGTGAAGCCGAGGTAACCCAGCATGGTATCCACAATCTGGCGGGCGTGAGAGAGAGGAGTCATGGCGCGTAAGCTCAAAGTACGTCCGAATGCCACCAGCCTCAATGAGGAACTGCGGAGATTCTTTGCCGAGAGATCATGTAAAACCCAATCTGCCTGCTCCTCGGTGCACAAAAAAGCCCCACTCAGTTGCCTGAATGGGGCTTAATAAAAGAGGCTAGCCGCCCAGTTTCGGGGTTTTCGGCTTGGTCTTCTTCTCCTTCTGATTCGGATTCATGGGATTGAAGAAGGGATTTTGTGAAGCTGGGCCTTTGGGTTTGGGCTCCACT is drawn from Prosthecobacter algae and contains these coding sequences:
- the nuoF gene encoding NADH-quinone oxidoreductase subunit NuoF gives rise to the protein MASAVQYLPGKEPHSREKRLIFKNIDRVGYDPSIECYLNDGGYEQLKVALKMEKTAIINEVKTAGLRGRGGAGFPTGVKWGFIPPTNTKPVYLICNADESEPGTFKDRYILHQDPHQLVEGMAIACFATGAKLAYIYIREEFPYAAKIVEKAIAEARAKGFLGKDILGSGFDCEIYVHRGAGAYICGEETGLIESLEGKRPYPRIKPPYFPAALGLYMCPTIVNNVESLCHVKHIIQMSGAEYAKLGTPNNTGTRILCVSGDVQKPGYYEVEVGKVTMGEVINDLCGGLKPGRKLKAIIPGGSSSKVLRADEKFKLKDGRELTITDIPMDFDTMAACGSMAGSGGVIIMDDSRSMTWVINNLNNFYAHESCGQCTPCREGSLWMKKISDRIVAGTASPDDVDTLESVANQIEGKTICAFGEACSWPTQSFIKKFREELTTSCKPELAGKIVSEEGLVAAANLAMK
- a CDS encoding protein jag; translated protein: MTPLSHARQIVDTMLGYLGFTVKIDELEGPEGPTLQLHTEDSQLLIGRRGATMEDIQYLVNRILQRHIPQAPRIRVDIEYFRSIREDKMVEQAREMGERVRATGQSQTLDPMNSYYRRLIHNVFVNDPEVQSVSLDGGDSRFKRILLKKRG